cTGTGTCATATAAAGTCGTATTGCACCCATATCATACTGTGGTTGCACTTATTCATCATTGTGTCGCACAGGTGGCTAGGCAGCGCTGGGTCCGGCAGAAAGCTGAGAAGATCAAGGTATGCTCATACATTATCATAGCTAGCTTTCCCTAAAACGAATTTACTCTATTGTCTATACGTATATTATAAGAAAGCCTCTGCTTtgtcggtttcacccgcttcgcGTGGGAACATATCGAACCAGTCTTTCCTGGAATCCTGGAATTCTCCAAACGTATAAACATCATCAATGTATAATAATAGCTTAATGATATCATatagatttaaaattatatactcaagtagtattatttttatatagctgTTACTACTATTTAATACGCCCTTACATTGTCAAACCGCAGGAATTAACAGTAAAAGGCTTAGAAGGAGAGCTGAGAGAGATGGCTGAACGACAGCAAAAGGAGATATCAGACTTGAAGATGTCGCATGCGGAACAAAGTGGCCGAGCGCAAGCGAAACATGCGCAGGAGCTAGAGGAGCTCAGGAGGATCTTAGAGGAGGAGAAGGAGGCCGCCTTGGTTAAGGAGAGGCATTTAGCCAGTTCTAGGTAAGACATATAGAAAATGTCTTTGAAGTTTGTTGCCgtttcttctccatgagaccgaCTCCTtagaaccgtgcaactagtacGGTAAAAaattgtgtgatgagcatgtctGTTAGCTGTAGTCTTTGtgctataatatgtatgtatttataaatatcataTGTTCATACTAGATAGTACTCgcagtttatcagttgtgtaagCACTCATAACACAAGCTAACAATACCTTACCACTGGGCTTATCGACCGTGTGACAGGTGTCTCGATATTTAATTCCAGGCTAGAGAAACAGATCttagagatagagttgacttaCCAAGAGCAGCGTACACGGCTGGTGTCGGAGATGCGAGCGGAAAACGAACGTGTCGCCAATGAACTAGCTGCTAAAGAGAGGACCATGAGGGAAGAAATGGGTGAGTTTTGAGCTTTCTGGTGAATAACCGTCAGTTGAAAAAAtatccattaaagttaaagcttctttaaatataTGGCTGActctttattttcaataaataaaaagtgtaagcaatagatttaaaaaagctgtaaTGGTAATGATTTTTTCTGCAACTGACGGAAACCACataattataaaacgtggtcttAAAAAAGTAGTTTTAGAACTAAGCTTAAACCACTGTCCCGAACAGCAGAATTTTTTTACCACAGATTATTATAATCTGTGCATCTCATTCAGCATTCAGCATTTTacttaatgataatattttcgTTTGTAATTTAGAGAAGTGGAGAACAGACCAAGAGAATGACATTAAGGAGAAGCGTAAGCAAATGGAACTTGAAGCTATGAAGGAAAGAGAGAAAATAGAGGTGAGCTATCCTAGAGACACTGAAAAAATACggatttataatattcataaagcTTATTAAAGTTTAACATATTATCTCTGCTTATTAAGCACTTTCGCTCGCAATTAATTTTACGTTGACTAGTAATCATGATTAGACGCTCCCATTTTTTCAGAGAAAACTTTTTTATACTTggcttatttaaatatgtattaaataaaatttcagcAACTAACGAAAGAAAAAGAGACAGAAATGCAGCATCAACTAGAAGAATTCAAGAAACAATTAGAGGCTGAACATCAACTTCTCTTAAAGCGCAAGACTGCAGAGATAGCCGCCCAACACAAACAGGAGAGGGACAAGGAGATAGAGAGAGCTATAGAGAGCATGGAAGCCGAGGCACAGGCCGGGAGGAAGGAGTTACAAGACGCACTCAGGTAACTAATAGTTATTGTgttatctatatacatataaaagaaagtggtgttagtaacacattttataactcaagaatggctgtaccgtttaagctgaaagtaagaggggaggtagcttagaccctgAAGGAGGACATaggatttttgtcaccatccgggacgATGGTGAAACCACGGGCATAAGCTAGTACACTATACTGAGCAACACTGGCAGGTAcggtgatgtcctcctagccgattatcggccacggcggctgttcttatgTTAccagatcagccagctgcgcaggacatattatagtgcacacgcatttgcgcagacccaggtgcactcactattcagGTGCACTCTCTGACTCtgcgcgcgatgggacggcaatccgacacgaccggagaaagatcaggcgcaggaccgacattaacgtgctctccgatgcacggatgtatcaatcaccaaattCCAGGCttctgggctgctttgtgaaagtttctaaaacctacGAAACGATTtcgggaatcgaactcgagacCTCGTGCATAGTaaccgcgcttgcgacagctagacttACGAGGCAGTTACTCAAGTATTAACTAAGCAAGACAAAGGAGAGAGTCAAGGatataagtaaaataagtatCTTACAGCTTGATGTGAAAAATCTGTGATGTCATAGTTCGCATTTATACACAAACTGCGTAAAAAAGAAACAGTTTTTGACAGTTCATTATAAGTATTGTATATGACTTGTTGTAATCTACCGTATTGATGAATCAGTCAGGCCTATATATCTACgtcattatattttttccttaattGCAGGAGGAACAAGGAGCAGTATGAAGCTGAACTAAAGGAGTTGGCTGAGACTGAACAGGCGACGCTCAGGAGGTACCAGGACGCGCAGGCCAGGATAAGACAGACTGAGGATAAATGTATgacgtttgtttatttgatatttaccctcaaaactattcaaaaataaacataagcaaATTCTATTAATCTGTAAGAGATATTTTGTAGATCgatttaataactttaagtttatttatagtctttaatatagcttatcgttttaattaagctttattattttatgtgcgAGGAATGTTTAAGGCTTAGGTAACATCGTATTTGTATATCAATTCTTTTGTAAAAAACGTTTTCTATTGTATTATATATttccaattttgtttttttttttttggctaatACTGTTTAGTTTATATATATTGTTACAGGCGCGGAGTTAGAAGTTACCATCTCTCAGTTGGAGACGCGCAATAGGGTTCTGACTGAGGTAAgaaagaataatattatttaaacaaaggAGATGGCtaaattttcatataaaaaacccagaatcgagagcaatgaaaacaactttataaaaatagaatCCCTTGGTTTTTCTGtgatctatacttataataaatctgtagagagatcaattctgtacattaaacatatttccaaaatatctatcagggggtgattagtgatcgatactgatgccaaaaatgcaatcagtaaaatttttgtctgtctgtctgtctgtctgtctgtatgttcgttatagaaacaaaaactactcgtcggattttcatgaaacttggcacaaatgtTCTTGATACTCCTGGGCAGATTATAGGATACCTTTCATCACGCTACGGttaataggagcagagcagtgaagagaaatgttgggaaaacgggaaaAGTTACtctattttttaagcttccgtcgcgtgtgcagccttaatggttaaagctataTAGAAACCacgtatgacggaaatgttctcctttaaattatgtaaaaaatatcccacgacagtatatgtctatcttttatggttgactcacaataacacgtgtaaCTTCCGATTGCTAAGCAGTTCAGAGCTTTCTGATTTTATTTGTCTACTCTGACGTTTATAACTCTCTCACCCATCCCAATaggcatagatttagataactAGGCTGatgattattatttcttcctctctttgcacaaagtcctaatctaacgcggacgaagtcgctggcagaagctagtatgaaatattttttttaatcctcacattatactgaatccaatcataatTCAtaaagtttctgtcgactctgggtgtttttggccatctccttacATGATATTCACctcaatttttaattattatttcttgatTGATTTCATAGAAAAACACTCAACTAGAGAGTCGTGCAGAAGAGATAAAAGCCAACTGCGAGGAATCTTGGAAGGCTAAACTGGATGCGCTGTTCAAAGAGAGGGACGAAACTAAGAAGACACATGAGGAACAAATGCACCAGCTTTATGCCAAGTTAGTACTACATTACACATTAGttcttcttttatttcatagatggcgctgtagtaGTTTTGGACTGTGTACAGTTCCtggcactgacctctatatttaccactggacaggctgttgtcaacgtgcttttgtgcccgtttgataatcgccattttggcgctgttagacgtagcgagtgtccgtggtactaaaattattttacagtgaaccaatgaacaaacacttctctcacagccatttgaaattatacgtcaaaattagttctgtggacactcgcttagacgatattggcgcttcaaatgggcacaaaaaaattgctgtcaaacgtacggaatagccggtccagtggtaaatatagaggtcagtggttCCTGGTCTTTTGCTTTTCTTTGCCAACCAAAAATACCAACTTCGGTGTCTGCTAGTGTCTTCGTGGCAGTCAAAATGTTAAAATACTTTTGGCCATGCTGGAGTGGTTAAATGGTTAActctgttttgttattttttatattaacttaGGACCCCATCACGGCAGTTAAATATTTGCCATCGGTTATGACTATTTTTACAAGCCCTCTTTTTGTCCCTTCCATATGTTGTATTCCAAAATCTATAACATTTCATCTATTCCATCTACCACttttaatatacaatttctaTCTCTCTAGGGTGAAAGTAGCGGTGGCTCGCAAGGACTCTGCTATTCAGGCGCTCACACGAGAAGCGGCCAAGTACCAGGAGAAGATAACATTACTGGAGCAGAAACTACAACAGCAGAGGAAAGACTTCCTCAATAAAAAGTAACACTATAAGccaacacaaaaatataaggTAACGCTCAAGTTTTTCACCCCTTTGTGTAAATGTGCTCGTAAACGGCTGAATCTATTTGAATGCGGTGTTTTGTTTCCAGCAGTGGTGATATATGTTTCACCAAAATCGGCTCAGccgttttaaagttatttatagacTGTTTTGTCAACGAGTTTAATTTTCATATACATATGTCAGTGTGTTCCGATGCCTACTTTAAAAAtgggaaataaaattgaaaaatattaagttaccTACAGAAAAATAAGCTATATGAAGGTTAACAATCTTTATAGACCAACTAAACTGCCATTATAAGTTACACATTTGTAACGAAACTAGTCAGGTTCATCTCAAAAGACCATGGTCAGAAATTATTCCTGCCACTATCGAAACTTTTTCAATGCTGGCTACACCAATGTGTCAGGCATATTGCATAAAATACCAAAGAATTATGTCTtagttatattaattattatttgtttatgttgtttTGTTGTGAACATTTGCTCAATGCTAGATAAATACAAATACTGATTAATTATGTGATTCTCCTcagttgttaattaatttaaaacattgacgttattttagcaataaatgtttttaatttattacgaTTCCGTCCATTGGAgttttatacttatttctttgttattaattttagcaGAAATATAATTAGGGTAGCGATACGATGAAATTATTCTCAAATTATGTACTTCTTTGAAACTTGTGTGAAAGCAAATTATTATTGTGTGTGCTTAATTTTCACAATGTTTCTCGTATATGTGTGACTTGTGCTTGATTTTGTAatcgtattaatttattacctaTACGAGTAGTAAGTAATTATTACTTGTGATGCTTgccaataaataaagtatttttgaatttcgattCAGTCTGTTATTTACGAACGAAGTTACTTAGTATTCAGAGATgatgtaaattatgtaaataaatgttttggatATTCTTTTCtaacttatttacttaagtaagGCAAATgaaacttacctaagttttacTTATGAGGGGTATAGAATCAAACAACTCAATTGCAAACTTCAAAATTgcaaacaaaatatcaataatatttaatatcacGTAAAAGTATACCACACAGGTACGTCCTTAAAGCTATATAGGCACTTATGCGAGGCTATAGATACGTCTACAAACCTCtctaacataaaaataacaattatccAAATAACTTTCTTTAAAATCGAAAACTTTCAAACCTATCCAGATCAATTTTTGAAAGCCATAAAATTAAtccatttaactaaaaaaaaaaatattttaaaaattaaaatgtttcacAGTATCAATGAACAATGTCTGTTAGGTTAAAGCTTTTCATCACTTGattccaaatattattttacatatcacGTATTCCAATTAACAATCCTTTTTCAATACAGTTTTCACCAAGGTCTCCACATCTCAGCACTGGATGACGATCCCTGTTTGGGCGATTTGGAACTTGTATCGGCTTCCACTTTGAGTTCTTTAGGAGATACCCGCTGAGAAGACTGGGCGAGTGACGCCGCGGTATGGCTTATCACAGTCCGAGGAGCGGTAGGGAGGAGTAGGGGCCTAACTTCCAAAGGCCTTTCGCCCACACAAGGTATACTTTCAGGGATTGTCAGCCTTTTGTGAGGAAGCGTTGGTATTCTATCTGATACTCTCGTGAATGCTGACTTCTCTGGTGTTCTATAGATATTTTCAGTAACAACTTTTTCTTCGGTTCTTAGTATTTTCGGAGCAGGTCCGGTCAAGTCCACTACGGGTCTTTTCAACTTCTGTCTGACGGAGTAATCCATGGCTCGTTTTGGTGACGCGTCGATTCCGATTTTATAGTTCTCCACGTCAATCACTATTGATAACGGCTCCATATATTTCTTGGTCCTCATTGGTTCTTGTCTGTTTTCTGGTGATATTGTCGTTGAGGAGACGGTTTGTTTCTGTGTTTCTGGGCTGGAGTCCTGGTCTGATGCTGATCGGCTGGGTGGTGTGGGGAATGGGAAAGTCTGGACGGGACGTGGTGGCGTTTCGAGTTCTGTAGAGGAGTCGCAGGCTGAGTCACAGGATAGAGGACTGAGAGGCGGGCTAGTAGGTCTTGTTGATCTGACGAAGTGGAACGCACTGGGCCTCTCGTCGTCAAGCCTTAGCGGGTCCGGTACGAGAGGGGCGTAGTCTCGTGGCTGGAGGGTGTCCATGCCTCCGATGCATGATGTTAGATGGTTTCCGAGGCGATGACGTAGTCCAGTGGGTACACTTGCAAGGCGGGAGAGGTATCTCCTGACTTCGACTGCGCAGTCACTGAAGCCGGCTTTGAATCGGTGCAGCACTGCAGGGTCGGCAGCGATGGCTGCTGCCAGTTGCTGACGCTGCAGCTTCTGAAGGTGCTTCACTGTCAGTTCCAGGATATCTGCCTTCTCTAGTTTGGAGTGGCGCGCTGGCTGTAAGgggaaagaaaaaaataaataatatgatgcTTATTGGAATCTTTTtagaattttgattttaacctcAACAAAATAGTACATAGTTTGATTTGATTGTTACTAAGCATAGTTGGGGCCATAAGCTTTGAAAAATAAAGGgcaataattttttatttatttatttaaaaacatacacactatcATTACAGTGTAATACCAATTCGATAGTGGTGTCCACAATACctacacacatacaaaaataataaaatttatatataatataataaaatattgtaaaacctTCAACATAAACTACTGCTAATTGACTTCATAAATAATTAAGGTCGAAAAAGGAatcaatattatatgtataattaaataaatataaagttaaaactTACGTCTTTATCAGTTCCATCGATGAGCAGATCCTTCAGCTCGTTGAGGCAGTTGTTGATGCGCGCGCGCCGTTTCTTCTCCATAATCGGTTTGTTCGTCTGGAAATTACGAAAATTCACATTGAAAATCGCACATTTTTGGACTGGACAAAACCTAATATTATTTCTCAATAAGAAAATTAATCAACTTCATTCActtaatttcacaaaaacttATGTAAACTTCACAGCTGATTTTCACTGAACTCCTTCGCAGTTTAAAATTCAACGAATTTAATTACGAGTATCCACCTTTCGCAATTCCGCTTTAGACATCCCATGGGTGGGCTCCGAGAACCCGGTTTGTGAGTCATCGTCTTCACTGCACGGCATTTTGGCACTTTTAATATATTAGTTCAATTCACGAGACGTCTGCTCACGACGATGGCCGATCGCCTTATGAGGACACTCGCACGCAACTGTACAAGTTAAATTTTTCAATTGCCCGGTATCCTGCTATCCCGTTTAGGAAGTGTACTGGCAAAATACAGTCGTCTCTGTCTAACTAAGGGTGGAGGGCGCTGGGAACTGTGTCGGAATGTTTTGTTTTCGTGCTGTCTCGCTCTTTTGGGGAACGTTGTGAATGGAGAGTTTGGGTGCAGCGGTTAGTTTGTCGATTGTTTTACGTTCGATTCCAGGTGGGTTTTGCGGTAAGTGGGctcttttgttttgatattttttttattataatttatctgAAAGTTTGAATGCAGAACTTAACTACTACAACTGTTAATTGTTCACAGATTATTGTAAAAGTGGaaaaatatgtgtaaaataACTACTTATTCCCAAACAAAGAGCATAATTTTCTATCGaagttcataaatatattcTTGGCAAACTCCACTAGCTTACATAATCTTAAATcacttttacatatttttttagaaaaaaagacaatgcaaataaaataattacacacTAAACTAtgcattatatttaaaaataattgcacATTACActgcaatataaaattaaacaataacgcGGAGTGAAGCTACACCTGCGCTCCCTTATCCTGTATTCTATGGGAATGCGACCGTATGCACGCACATCAAGAACCGCAATCATTCACCCCGCCCTCTTCGCACAAAAACCCCGTACTTCATGAACCATACCTTTCCATAAAGTCCCATGATTATTTTCACTATAAACTGTTCATTTTACCAGCTACTTCATGGGTGTAACGTAGCGTAAAGGGAAGGTGGAGTATGAAGTTTCAAGTTTTTTTGTCGTCGTGTGTTCGCAGGTAATTGTGGTACTTTATGGTAGGGGGTGAGTGAGTTTTCCCACGGAGTGTGGGAATGTGTGCTAGGTGCAAAGGGTTCTAGTGACGCTATGTTCGATTCATTTGTTTACTATGCACTCCAGTTTTTGCAACACCTCATTTTTGGTGCgttttttgagctttttttgGTCTCGGTGGTTTTCGTATTACAGGTAGACTGATGACCTCCTGATAAGAAAATCCAAATAGTAAATGAATGCTTCTTCTTTAGGTGACGTTCTAAGTCCGAtgcttacctacctatttactatGTTAGCGTATTTGGTAGGTAGCTGCTGCATAGCTGTGTACTTTGGGGTtttcagttatattttttaaccccTATGATTCTCTCACCctttttattacctacaataCCCGTATATAGTACTAAGGTATCTACTTTGGTAAAAATAGGTCACACCTAATTCCTCACTGTTTGCAAAAATCGAATTGCGTCACTCTCAAATGGGCGTCTGAAAATTGAAAGAAACCCATCATGcgtaaaaaataagtaagtacgtaACAATAAAGTAGGTAGGACCTTTGGCTTCCTTGACCCATTTAACATATACCTATAGAGCCCCTACATGAGACTTCTTTTAGTAGATATAAAACATACAATATTATCCTTGTCTACAAAGATAGATAAACTAACATCCTCTATCTATACAAATAATCCTCATTCCATAATGTCGTAATATTTCCGTAAACACAGTCATCCAGGTGTTCAGACGACCTTTCCTCCGGGACAATACATAcctgataaatatttaattagacTAACAGACATTTCTCCCACGGTAGCCACTCATATTTTATGACAAACTTATTTTATACCAGCACTTGGGAGAAACCATTGAAACATGAACCTTATTCCTTTGTGATAGGGATCTGAAAGACTGCATCATTAATTTTGTCaggataataaaacaaaattaattgtgCCGTTCATATAATGTCATTCTCGCCCTTAGAACACTGTAATAAGGTTCAAACTCCCACAGCTCAGGTCCTGTTGAACTGCAAAAAGTGTTGGTGGAAGGAGTGGCCAAGTGTGACGATATTCCACGCAATCGCGTGATGAGACTAATGAATGGTGAATAATTAGAATGTCACATGTCGCTGACGGGACTGTGGTGGTGAGAACTCACAGTTTGTTCGTAatctaagtaattaatttattaacgtGATGATCTGGGAAAGGGGGGCGAGGATGGGATGGACCAGATGGTAAAGgcgttaaatattttttagggtgAATTTTGGTACCTACATTACATCTAAATTTTCCAGTTACAGGCTTACGAAACTGCAGCTGCATAAACttataactacctacttacaaaCACTGACACTAGATGCAGAGACATCGTTACCATTGTGGCATAGGCACTGCGTTACAATCAGAAAGAATACAGAAATCGGCATCTATTATTTCATGCAAATGTAcctacagcttggcaaaaaagagtctgacgcggtgacagttggaactaaaaatcaaaatcaaataaaaattgttaacatcgttaatactggacattgaagtgtccaagggacatcgcctacttaggattgaatatcttcaaaaataacaaatatcaaaatctgtgagtcgtagtactccgggttgccacaggtgcgatagtgctgacctcatttattccacactcttttttgccaagctgtaacTGAACCTGGGCGTTAAACCCTACATTACCGTATCATTATTTCTGTATTTCCTTACTTCATCCCCAAATCAAACAAAATTCAAGTACCACATCCCACTAAAACGGTATTAAACAAAAACTATCATATCCCGGACATACCAACCTACTACAATCGGTTACGTGTGTGAACCAATCTGGATAAATTGGGAGTTTATCATAAACGTAACGGGTCGCTTCCTTCCTTCCCAAGTTTGTTTTGTAAGTAACATCTTTACAGCAACCCCAATTTGTTTTTTGCGCCAGGATGATGCAGGTTTTCTCACGATACGGTCAATATGATGGAACAAAGATTAATTGTCTTTcaatattttagataaaaaaagtCACCTGTTGACTAGAATGCCTGCTTAAGTCCTTAGAAAAAGATGATCGACGAGGAAAAATTAGACTTCccaattaaaaatagaaatctTCCAAAAATCATAAGTCAATTTCCACCTGAGAATCGAACTCAAGAAGTTCAGTCTGTTTCTTAAAATTGCAAAGTTTTAGAAGCAATCGACCAATTAACGttcaaataaatcacaaattACATCGGAGTCGCGTTTCCTTCCTTCCGACTGTGAAGAGGGTTCGACCCTCTCACATATTGTAAAGATTAATCTCTTATTGTGTAGGATCAAGCACCCTTCATTTTTTACCTCACAAGGTTGCGTTTCTCACGATGCGTACCTATGCGCCGATGAGGGTTTACCTACGTGAGATTTCGATGACGCCAGAGAGTAGAGACGAAGTTTGTAATACAGGAATTAGGTAACAAGTTTTTGATTTAATGTTTCTTAGTATAATAAACGATTGCTTGCAAGCATCATCAGCATCTTTCTGTATCCTATCTACGATAAAGGAAAGCATGTAGCTATAGTATGAATGAAGATACATAGGCCCATATGAGATTCGTATTGTCTTCCAAACAGCTGTGCCAAAACTTTAAGAGATAAATAAATCAACAGACAAcatttaaaaagtagccttaaaatctaacaaaatacaacaaaacGATTTCCTTCCGCCGGACACAGCCCGCAAACAGGGGGCGTGTTGTATTATACACAAATCTTCGATATGGAGGACCCTCGATTTTTTTACCCAAAGGAACTTTGCTTTCTCACGGCCCGGTCAGCTTGTCTTCTTAATCGATAATTTATCTGTTTGCGAGATAAATGAGGGGATGATTTTGCTGGGAGTTTGAGTAGCTTAGCTTTGGGAAACATTGTCAAAGTTTTGTTCCGCGTTgcgtaagaaaataataataattattaattacttatttagaaataggtactttattgaAAAGAATTCGGCATTTTAATGGCAATTCTTTATAGGTATGTAAACGTTACGTTTTGAAGGTCTGTCCTAAGCTCTGCATGTATGCTTATTATCGCACTTTTAAGTGTCCATAGTTTTCTTTACCGCAATGAAAGTCCGGCTGCCTATGTAGTACCTAAATAGTTAAAAGCTAGATACCCAAAAGCTTTTAACTATTTACTACATAGGCAGCCGAACTTTCACTCCCACAATCTTAAACAAAAAAGTAACTTTCTTTCTCAAAAAAAACTAACACATTCTCATTAAAGTTGCCACAAAACTTCCGCCTAAAATCTATTCCTTCAAGTTCCCATGCAAACAGGTGCTTACAAAAACTGCTGTGACTATCAACTCGTTTTTATTGAGAGGAGTTTAAGAAAAAACGCCTCGTATCCGGGGCTGTTTCCG
The DNA window shown above is from Helicoverpa zea isolate HzStark_Cry1AcR chromosome 16, ilHelZeax1.1, whole genome shotgun sequence and carries:
- the LOC124637627 gene encoding hairy/enhancer-of-split related with YRPW motif protein 1-like, with product MPCSEDDDSQTGFSEPTHGMSKAELRKTNKPIMEKKRRARINNCLNELKDLLIDGTDKDPARHSKLEKADILELTVKHLQKLQRQQLAAAIAADPAVLHRFKAGFSDCAVEVRRYLSRLASVPTGLRHRLGNHLTSCIGGMDTLQPRDYAPLVPDPLRLDDERPSAFHFVRSTRPTSPPLSPLSCDSACDSSTELETPPRPVQTFPFPTPPSRSASDQDSSPETQKQTVSSTTISPENRQEPMRTKKYMEPLSIVIDVENYKIGIDASPKRAMDYSVRQKLKRPVVDLTGPAPKILRTEEKVVTENIYRTPEKSAFTRVSDRIPTLPHKRLTIPESIPCVGERPLEVRPLLLPTAPRTVISHTAASLAQSSQRVSPKELKVEADTSSKSPKQGSSSSAEMWRPW